A genomic stretch from Telopea speciosissima isolate NSW1024214 ecotype Mountain lineage chromosome 7, Tspe_v1, whole genome shotgun sequence includes:
- the LOC122668518 gene encoding uncharacterized protein LOC122668518 gives MPNKRPKSEATISFTEADLEGISLPHDDALVVQVEIAKRPVHRVLVDTGASMDLMSHDANRQFGFGDDTLKPEGTLLHGFLGAAATIKGSTDLLVTFGQALCQATIQVKFMEVRSVVAFNAILGCPSLTALQAIISPVHLKMKFPTENGIGEI, from the coding sequence ATGCCGAACAAGAGGCCAAAGTCTGAGGCAACAATCTCtttcaccgaggccgaccttgaaggtataagtttacctcatgatgacgCTTTGGTGGTGCAAGTGGAAATCGCGAAGAGACCCGTCCATCGGGTATTGGTCGACACAGGAGCGTCGATGGATCTTATGTCACACGACGCCAATCGACAGTTTGGCTTTGGAGATGACACGCTGAAGCCAGAAGGAACCTTGCTCCATGGATTCTTGGGGGCCGCCGCCACGATCAAAGGGTCGACCGACCTACTGGTTACGTTCGGACAAGCCCTATGtcaagcgacgatccaagtcaagttCATGGAGGTACGGTCAGTGGTGGCTTTTAATGCGATCCTCGGTTGCCCGTCACTCACCGCCCTCCAAGCTATCATCTCGCCGGTGCatttaaagatgaagttccccacggAGAACGGGATCGGAGAAATCTGA